A window of Hugenholtzia roseola DSM 9546 contains these coding sequences:
- a CDS encoding vWA domain-containing protein produces MYDWLDYKWFLPAALRGFDWENEWILYLIPFVPLLFVFRWLLFIKFRQKLEVAFFEKQLPSDPTALLRHVPKIFLSLFIALILVALARPQQTNELVEQWTEGIEIVLALDISESMLIEDFKPNRLEAAKEIATNFIKGRFQDRIGIVVFSGDAYSLAPLTSDYELLYRYIDDISHRLIQKGGTAIGNALGVATNRMRESKTKSKVIILLSDGSNNAGSLDPMTAAKLARAFNCKVYTIAVGKDGEVPIRDQFGQAHYINNTLDETTLREIAQIGEGRFFRASSNQALADIFNTIDNLEKSEIKENRFKDTQDFYYIYLIWGIIFFLIWLLTKNTFMHNALED; encoded by the coding sequence ATGTATGATTGGCTCGACTACAAATGGTTTCTACCTGCCGCCCTGCGTGGCTTCGATTGGGAAAACGAATGGATTTTGTACCTCATTCCCTTTGTGCCGCTGCTTTTTGTGTTCAGATGGCTGCTTTTCATCAAATTCCGCCAAAAATTGGAAGTGGCTTTTTTTGAAAAACAACTCCCCTCTGACCCTACGGCTCTGCTGCGCCATGTCCCTAAAATTTTCCTCTCCCTCTTTATCGCCCTTATTTTGGTCGCCTTAGCCCGCCCACAACAGACCAACGAACTGGTAGAACAATGGACGGAAGGTATCGAGATTGTCTTAGCCCTCGACATTTCCGAATCGATGCTCATCGAAGATTTCAAGCCTAATAGATTGGAGGCCGCAAAAGAAATTGCGACAAACTTTATTAAAGGGCGTTTTCAGGATAGAATCGGCATTGTGGTTTTTTCAGGAGATGCCTATTCACTTGCCCCCCTGACGAGTGATTACGAACTTTTGTACCGCTACATAGACGACATTTCGCACCGTCTTATCCAAAAGGGCGGCACAGCAATAGGCAACGCCTTAGGGGTTGCGACAAACCGCATGCGCGAATCGAAGACCAAAAGCAAGGTTATCATCTTGCTTAGTGATGGCAGCAACAACGCAGGCTCATTAGACCCTATGACGGCGGCAAAATTAGCGCGTGCCTTCAACTGCAAAGTCTATACCATCGCCGTTGGCAAAGACGGCGAAGTGCCTATCCGCGACCAATTTGGGCAGGCACACTACATCAACAATACCTTAGACGAAACAACCTTACGCGAGATTGCGCAAATAGGGGAGGGCAGATTTTTCCGCGCTTCGAGCAACCAAGCCCTCGCCGACATCTTCAATACGATAGACAATTTGGAAAAATCGGAAATCAAAGAAAATAGATTCAAGGATACCCAAGATTTTTACTACATTTACCTCATTTGGGGAATCATTTTCTTTCTAATTTGGCTGCTTACCAAAAATACATTTATGCACAACGCCTTAGAAGACTAA
- a CDS encoding outer membrane beta-barrel protein: MRLSFFSAFFSASFSASFSASFWLFCGFFSLFTFFGNLENAALWAQDSTRQEKLKPTSAKPSKTQSLRDAYRLAQRYFQEGKTDKCLEVLEVACFTKEKRYLFALLSADLRAQIYELAAMSALILDKPQEGQHYLRMMLENRPFYDKESYVLPKMRVAIDTMTIKAKWSIGLHVSLNAAAVQSVADYSVLEPIGYEVGKDHFKTLPAIGLGLSIERGIGKRLSLLMDMGFLRLRYRYQLDDASPRIASFGYVQQINSFNFPLSLRYYFRTTRDWQPYLQGGIFYTQLGASSRLPSATIVRSEENSGSQLAENAAFLATDFLFVNNNFGLTAGAGFRYRIGRVTFGTGLHWQHGLNVVSNRSSRFNANNFNFGYYDASDDIKLHHLNFNIQVVYAIKHRVF; this comes from the coding sequence ATGCGACTATCTTTTTTTTCGGCTTTTTTTTCGGCATCTTTTTCGGCTTCTTTTTCGGCTTCTTTCTGGCTCTTTTGTGGCTTCTTTTCGCTTTTCACCTTCTTTGGGAATTTAGAAAATGCCGCTCTTTGGGCGCAAGATAGCACCCGACAAGAAAAGCTAAAACCCACAAGCGCGAAACCTTCCAAGACGCAAAGCCTACGCGATGCCTACCGTTTGGCACAGCGTTATTTTCAGGAAGGAAAGACAGATAAGTGCCTCGAAGTACTCGAAGTAGCTTGTTTTACAAAAGAAAAACGCTACCTCTTTGCCCTGCTTTCTGCCGACCTTCGCGCTCAAATTTACGAACTGGCAGCCATGTCTGCCCTTATTTTAGACAAGCCACAAGAGGGGCAACATTATTTGCGAATGATGCTCGAAAATCGTCCTTTTTACGACAAGGAAAGCTATGTACTTCCTAAAATGCGCGTCGCGATTGATACGATGACCATCAAAGCCAAGTGGAGCATTGGTCTGCACGTGAGCCTCAATGCGGCAGCGGTGCAAAGTGTTGCCGACTATTCAGTTTTAGAGCCTATCGGCTATGAAGTGGGCAAAGACCACTTTAAGACCCTGCCCGCCATTGGCTTGGGTTTGAGCATAGAAAGGGGCATAGGCAAAAGGCTTTCTCTTTTGATGGACATGGGTTTTTTACGGCTTCGCTACCGCTATCAGCTCGATGATGCAAGCCCAAGAATTGCCTCTTTTGGATACGTACAGCAAATCAATAGCTTCAACTTTCCACTTTCTTTGCGCTATTATTTCAGGACTACACGCGATTGGCAGCCCTATTTGCAGGGCGGTATTTTTTATACCCAATTAGGGGCAAGTTCGCGCCTGCCAAGTGCAACCATTGTGCGCTCGGAAGAAAATAGTGGCAGTCAGCTTGCCGAAAATGCGGCTTTTTTGGCTACCGATTTTCTCTTTGTGAACAACAACTTCGGCTTGACCGCAGGGGCAGGTTTTCGCTACCGCATTGGGCGCGTAACCTTTGGCACAGGACTACATTGGCAGCATGGCTTAAATGTAGTAAGCAATAGAAGTAGCCGCTTCAATGCCAATAATTTTAATTTTGGCTATTACGACGCTTCCGACGACATCAAATTGCACCACCTCAATTTCAATATACAAGTTGTCTATGCCATCAAACATCGCGTTTTTTAG
- the mce gene encoding methylmalonyl-CoA epimerase: MFEKPEHIGIAVQNLEQANALFAKLLGKAHYKIEAVVSEHVLTSFFQVGETKIELLEGTSEESPIRKFIEKKGQGIHHIAFEVADIEAEMQRLAAEGFVLLNEKPKRGADNKLICFLHPKSTAGVLIELCQEIREA, encoded by the coding sequence ATGTTTGAAAAACCCGAACACATAGGTATCGCTGTTCAGAATTTAGAACAAGCCAATGCCCTTTTTGCCAAACTCTTAGGCAAGGCACACTACAAAATAGAAGCTGTGGTATCCGAACACGTCTTGACTTCCTTTTTTCAAGTAGGCGAAACTAAAATCGAGCTTTTAGAAGGCACATCAGAGGAAAGCCCCATTCGGAAATTTATAGAAAAAAAGGGGCAGGGTATTCACCATATCGCCTTCGAGGTAGCCGATATTGAAGCCGAAATGCAGCGTCTGGCGGCAGAGGGTTTTGTACTACTAAACGAAAAGCCCAAGCGTGGGGCAGATAATAAACTCATCTGCTTTTTGCACCCCAAAAGTACGGCAGGGGTCTTGATAGAATTGTGCCAAGAGATAAGAGAAGCCTAA
- a CDS encoding lysylphosphatidylglycerol synthase transmembrane domain-containing protein, whose product MAGFQIRPRQALQYGLSFSIAAFLFYWLYRDVDMAEMFAKLGKANFGWVLLSMLLGAISHLSRGARWRLALAPLGYRVSVSRAFFAVMTGYLGNLLLPRAGELVRCVALDKNAGVPTEVSLGTVITERTFDFLVLLTLCLLTFWIEISRLEQILGDKIDLQTYQTQLDGLLAQSFWLVPLVVLLFLGLLFVVFKFKTLFFENKLAQKIRQFVKGLVAGLLSIRNLTWEQRLGYLFHTFVIWLMYFLMLYVLFFSLESTAHLGWDTCNLLIVMGGIGMIVPVQGGIGAYHFLTQITLMSYGISESDSKYFAFLAHSCQTLMVILMGTIAFVFLSMTKKKSL is encoded by the coding sequence ATGGCAGGGTTTCAAATACGTCCGCGTCAGGCTCTACAATATGGGCTTTCCTTTTCCATAGCCGCCTTTCTCTTTTATTGGCTCTATCGTGATGTAGATATGGCAGAGATGTTTGCCAAACTTGGGAAGGCTAATTTTGGTTGGGTCTTGCTCTCTATGCTTTTGGGGGCGATAAGCCACCTTAGTAGAGGCGCACGATGGCGGCTTGCGCTTGCGCCTTTGGGCTATCGTGTGAGTGTGAGCAGGGCTTTTTTTGCGGTCATGACGGGCTATTTGGGCAACTTGCTTCTGCCCAGAGCGGGCGAATTGGTGCGCTGTGTGGCATTGGATAAAAATGCAGGTGTGCCTACGGAGGTTTCTTTGGGTACGGTGATTACTGAACGGACTTTCGACTTTTTGGTCTTGCTCACGCTTTGTCTTCTCACTTTTTGGATAGAAATTAGCAGGTTAGAACAAATTTTAGGCGATAAAATAGACTTACAAACCTATCAGACCCAACTCGATGGCTTGCTTGCCCAATCCTTTTGGCTTGTGCCTTTGGTGGTGCTTCTATTTTTGGGGCTTCTTTTTGTGGTGTTCAAATTCAAGACTTTATTTTTTGAAAATAAGTTAGCCCAAAAAATCAGGCAGTTTGTCAAAGGCTTGGTAGCGGGTTTGCTTAGTATTCGCAACCTGACTTGGGAGCAGCGGCTGGGTTATCTTTTTCATACCTTTGTGATTTGGCTCATGTATTTTTTGATGCTTTATGTTCTCTTTTTTAGTTTGGAAAGTACAGCGCATTTGGGTTGGGATACTTGTAATTTGCTTATCGTAATGGGTGGAATTGGTATGATTGTGCCTGTGCAGGGCGGCATAGGAGCGTATCATTTTCTGACCCAAATCACGCTGATGAGCTACGGTATTTCGGAATCGGATAGCAAATATTTCGCTTTTTTGGCGCATAGCTGCCAAACTTTGATGGTAATTTTGATGGGAACGATAGCTTTTGTATTTTTGAGCATGACAAAAAAGAAAAGTTTGTAG
- a CDS encoding TraR/DksA family transcriptional regulator gives METTHTNEPTRYSAEDLAEFEAVILTKLNKARQDLSHLKSSISRDVYGEEGRSNVSTFDDGADALEKEELNQLAARTQRFIADLERALFRIKNGTYGICIDTGKLIPKARLLAVPHTQQSIEAKMGRK, from the coding sequence ATGGAAACGACACATACCAACGAACCTACGCGCTATTCGGCAGAAGATTTAGCCGAGTTTGAAGCCGTCATCCTTACCAAACTCAATAAGGCGCGTCAGGATTTGAGCCATCTCAAATCTTCAATTTCGCGCGATGTCTATGGCGAGGAAGGCAGAAGCAACGTCAGCACCTTCGACGATGGCGCAGATGCCTTAGAAAAAGAGGAACTCAATCAGTTAGCTGCACGCACCCAGCGTTTTATTGCCGATTTGGAACGTGCCTTATTTCGCATCAAAAATGGCACTTATGGCATTTGCATCGATACAGGAAAACTTATTCCCAAAGCCCGCCTTTTGGCTGTCCCCCACACGCAGCAGAGCATCGAGGCAAAAATGGGAAGAAAATAG
- a CDS encoding DinB family protein, translated as MQTQVLLSDLKQITEQAAKICQQTFVPLSERELNWKPQPEKWSVLECLAHLNYYGRFYIPVFKARIQKGIERQSRPESEVISNWLGKKAIAAVRLDPQKKQPLQKMKTLKVSNFASQNLEKQRVLSEFLKQQEDFLRIIERAGEVNLNRIKIPTSISSLVRLRLGDGLQFIIYHNERHIVQAQNVLSLQKEVEAQSL; from the coding sequence ATGCAAACCCAAGTCTTACTTTCTGACCTCAAACAAATTACCGAGCAGGCAGCCAAGATTTGTCAGCAGACCTTCGTACCGCTTTCCGAGCGAGAACTGAATTGGAAGCCGCAGCCCGAAAAGTGGAGCGTTTTGGAATGTTTGGCGCACCTCAATTACTACGGAAGATTTTACATTCCCGTCTTTAAGGCGCGTATCCAAAAAGGCATCGAAAGGCAGAGCCGCCCTGAAAGTGAGGTCATTTCTAATTGGTTAGGCAAAAAAGCGATTGCCGCCGTCCGTTTAGACCCACAAAAAAAACAGCCCCTTCAAAAGATGAAAACGCTCAAAGTTTCCAACTTTGCCTCACAAAATTTAGAAAAACAGCGCGTACTTTCTGAATTTTTGAAACAACAAGAAGACTTTTTGCGTATCATAGAAAGAGCTGGCGAGGTAAATCTCAATCGCATCAAAATCCCGACAAGCATTTCGAGTTTGGTGCGCCTGCGCTTAGGCGATGGCTTGCAATTTATCATTTACCACAATGAGCGGCATATCGTACAAGCGCAAAACGTTCTTAGCCTACAAAAAGAAGTAGAAGCGCAAAGCCTCTAA
- a CDS encoding lysylphosphatidylglycerol synthase domain-containing protein, whose translation MQRLWFLKQYGFFIFWIKKNLKNKNLQKIGLFLKALLGLGILFLLFQSLQSKSSLPKQWDLWLQNLQKKSDSAQYWSIWGLFFLGIALNWYAEARKWQLLCLPFLSISLRKAWKSVWVGLAVSVALPFGNLLGRLWVVPLHRLENSPAALPYTLLSLNALTQNAFTYLLGLPAFWFLMRERFTNPFAAYSEVVLFFLAFFLVGLILAFLALRGAFSKPKILEKIQFFYRQNIALHRWKTLFQLLGLSFFRYSVFTAQFALLLFLFDSDLKVEDCILGVMATYFLKSLFPFFNLFFDLGLREGAAILVFEQLGANLLPVLLASLCIWFFNLFLPTFLGFCWGGSLFFSLPKDKI comes from the coding sequence ATGCAGCGACTTTGGTTTTTAAAGCAATATGGCTTTTTTATTTTTTGGATTAAAAAAAATCTAAAAAATAAAAACTTACAAAAGATAGGACTTTTTCTCAAAGCTCTCTTAGGCTTGGGTATCCTTTTTTTGCTCTTTCAATCGCTACAAAGCAAAAGTAGCCTCCCTAAGCAATGGGATTTATGGTTACAAAATTTGCAAAAAAAATCGGATTCTGCACAATATTGGAGCATCTGGGGGCTTTTTTTTCTGGGAATCGCACTTAATTGGTATGCAGAAGCGCGAAAATGGCAACTGCTCTGCCTGCCTTTCCTATCCATTTCACTACGCAAGGCATGGAAAAGCGTTTGGGTAGGATTAGCCGTTTCTGTGGCACTGCCTTTTGGAAACTTGCTCGGACGTTTGTGGGTAGTGCCGCTGCATAGGCTCGAAAATAGCCCTGCGGCTCTGCCCTATACCCTTCTAAGCCTCAATGCCCTGACACAAAATGCTTTCACTTACTTATTGGGGCTGCCTGCTTTTTGGTTTCTGATGCGAGAAAGATTTACAAATCCATTTGCTGCTTACTCCGAAGTTGTACTTTTTTTCTTAGCATTTTTTTTGGTAGGGCTAATTCTTGCTTTTTTAGCCCTTCGAGGTGCTTTTTCGAAACCTAAAATCTTAGAAAAGATACAATTTTTTTACCGCCAAAATATAGCCCTGCACCGTTGGAAGACGCTTTTTCAACTATTGGGGCTTTCTTTTTTCCGTTATAGTGTCTTTACGGCACAATTCGCGCTTTTGCTCTTTCTTTTCGATTCAGATTTGAAAGTAGAAGACTGCATTTTAGGCGTGATGGCTACTTATTTTTTAAAATCGCTATTTCCTTTTTTTAATTTATTTTTTGACTTGGGCTTGCGCGAAGGGGCGGCTATTCTTGTTTTCGAGCAATTAGGCGCAAACCTGCTACCTGTCTTACTTGCTTCTCTGTGCATTTGGTTTTTCAATTTATTCTTGCCTACCTTTTTGGGATTCTGTTGGGGCGGGTCATTATTTTTTAGCCTTCCAAAAGACAAAATTTAA
- the ruvC gene encoding crossover junction endodeoxyribonuclease RuvC, with the protein MNHQELEIEKVILGIDPGTQILGYGVIGISAKKELLLLQLGVLHLKQYENHYTRLQKIFERLTLLIDEFRPQEMALEAPFFGKNVQSMLKLGRAQGVAMAAALSQQLPVFEYAPLKVKQAVTGSGAASKEQVARMLQTLFHFKEIPELLDATDAVAVAVCHYFESREGGLPQVKPTKGKKGGSKGSWAQFLSENPDRKL; encoded by the coding sequence ATGAACCATCAAGAACTTGAAATAGAAAAAGTTATTTTGGGAATAGACCCCGGTACGCAAATCTTGGGTTATGGCGTGATTGGTATTAGTGCTAAAAAAGAACTTTTGCTTTTACAGTTGGGGGTTTTGCACCTCAAACAATACGAAAATCATTACACGCGCCTGCAAAAGATTTTTGAGCGGCTCACCCTTTTAATAGACGAATTTAGACCCCAAGAGATGGCTTTGGAAGCCCCTTTTTTTGGAAAAAACGTACAATCGATGCTCAAATTGGGCAGAGCGCAAGGCGTTGCGATGGCGGCGGCACTTTCGCAGCAGTTGCCCGTTTTCGAGTACGCGCCCTTGAAAGTCAAGCAGGCGGTTACGGGTAGTGGGGCGGCTTCGAAGGAGCAGGTGGCGCGTATGTTGCAGACGCTTTTTCACTTCAAAGAAATCCCCGAACTTTTAGATGCCACAGACGCTGTGGCAGTGGCGGTTTGTCATTATTTCGAGAGTCGCGAAGGAGGGCTGCCCCAAGTTAAGCCTACAAAAGGCAAAAAAGGAGGCAGCAAAGGCAGTTGGGCGCAATTTTTATCCGAAAATCCAGATAGAAAATTGTGA
- a CDS encoding tetratricopeptide repeat protein: MKFLFWFIGFIFYISSAWAQPDALNHYVQAEQHRHQRQYDAAISEYDKAISKDPSNYKFFVQQGKCYVLKKNTEDARLCFEKALKLKPDDLEALVGLARIYGQQRNLDKTLFYLDKAFVYETDPAEKVAHKLQILKIIYQQQSLSLAEKHVQDALMLDSKNAEFLFFGAWFQNLKQNHAVAIRHIEAALPLLAGNSPEENARYYLQLGIAYFQLKNYTKAKEALVKANYGTFKNQIVRMTPEYHYAIAQAFQQMYLFEEAQKYLDKTLEIEPAYTLARDLKLTIINQQVNHSPKIEVLKNAIWHENNQENRAKKYGDLARFYLENQQFENAYLAAQECLKTLPSRYDIRFLNALALYRAGKKSEGLNELQHLVALSSISNDLRSLFAFTLGKLYHEAGDKNKAETYLKKVGTPIFRMAAMELLNP, from the coding sequence ATGAAGTTTTTATTTTGGTTTATCGGTTTTATTTTTTATATAAGTTCGGCGTGGGCGCAACCCGACGCACTCAATCACTATGTTCAGGCAGAACAACATCGCCACCAAAGGCAATATGATGCGGCAATTTCCGAATACGACAAGGCTATTTCGAAAGACCCCTCGAACTATAAATTTTTTGTCCAACAAGGGAAATGCTATGTCTTGAAAAAAAATACAGAAGACGCGCGTCTTTGTTTTGAAAAGGCACTCAAACTCAAACCCGACGATTTGGAAGCCTTAGTCGGTTTGGCTCGCATCTATGGGCAACAGCGGAATTTAGATAAGACCCTCTTTTATTTAGACAAGGCTTTTGTCTATGAAACCGACCCTGCCGAAAAGGTTGCGCATAAGCTCCAAATTCTCAAAATTATCTACCAACAACAAAGCCTTTCCCTTGCCGAAAAACACGTACAAGATGCCTTAATGTTAGATTCAAAAAATGCTGAATTTCTCTTTTTTGGGGCTTGGTTTCAAAATCTAAAACAAAATCATGCCGTAGCCATCAGACACATAGAAGCTGCCCTGCCTTTGCTTGCAGGCAATTCGCCCGAAGAAAATGCCCGCTACTATCTACAACTTGGTATCGCCTATTTCCAACTCAAAAACTACACAAAGGCAAAAGAAGCCTTAGTAAAGGCAAACTATGGCACGTTTAAAAATCAAATCGTGCGCATGACTCCTGAATACCACTACGCCATTGCACAAGCCTTCCAACAGATGTACCTCTTTGAAGAAGCACAAAAATACCTCGATAAGACCCTCGAAATAGAGCCTGCCTACACCTTAGCACGCGATTTAAAACTCACCATCATCAATCAGCAAGTCAATCATAGCCCCAAAATAGAAGTCTTGAAAAATGCCATCTGGCACGAAAACAATCAGGAAAATAGAGCCAAAAAATACGGCGATTTGGCGCGTTTTTATCTTGAAAACCAACAATTTGAAAACGCCTACTTAGCCGCCCAAGAGTGCCTCAAAACCCTGCCAAGCCGCTACGATATTCGCTTTCTAAATGCCTTAGCACTTTATAGAGCAGGAAAAAAGAGCGAAGGGCTGAACGAATTGCAACATCTGGTCGCATTGAGTAGTATTTCCAACGACTTACGCTCACTTTTTGCCTTCACCTTAGGCAAACTCTATCACGAAGCAGGCGACAAAAACAAAGCCGAAACCTACCTCAAAAAAGTAGGCACGCCCATTTTCAGAATGGCAGCCATGGAACTCCTAAATCCTTAA
- a CDS encoding HEAT repeat domain-containing protein, with the protein MSKKTTIHYFWRLALANVYLLNMVLRLLIWSGRRDWVQKTLPLLQHPNLTIRRLVVIAIRKYQLKETLPTLKQRYAQEPLSIRIQILKAIQNIGSSKEKGFLGQLSRATSKEEALWAIRALVRLEAKTLAQQQGEQASPFFENYTMAAPSKETPTF; encoded by the coding sequence ATGAGCAAAAAAACTACCATTCACTATTTTTGGCGGCTTGCATTGGCAAATGTTTATTTGCTCAATATGGTTTTGCGCCTGCTAATTTGGAGCGGTAGGCGCGATTGGGTACAAAAAACGCTTCCTTTATTACAGCACCCCAATCTGACCATTCGCCGTTTGGTGGTGATAGCCATTCGCAAATATCAGCTCAAAGAAACGCTGCCTACTTTGAAGCAACGTTATGCACAGGAGCCGCTTTCTATTCGAATCCAAATCTTGAAAGCGATTCAAAACATAGGCTCTTCGAAAGAAAAAGGCTTTTTAGGGCAGCTTTCGCGTGCTACAAGCAAAGAGGAAGCACTTTGGGCAATTCGCGCTTTGGTGCGATTGGAAGCCAAAACTTTGGCACAGCAACAGGGAGAACAGGCAAGTCCTTTTTTTGAAAATTACACTATGGCTGCTCCCTCGAAGGAAACTCCGACTTTTTGA
- a CDS encoding metal ABC transporter ATP-binding protein — translation MILHPQNAVLEVHDLTVSYDKKPVLWGIDLTLPQGALVGVMGPNGAGKSTLIKAIMGLQSLASGYVRLFGESLDKVRLRVSYVPQRESVDWDFPASVLEVVLMGLYGKMGLFQRPTQKDKEKALHYLSQVQMENFAHRQISQLSGGQQQRVFLARALAQEADLYLMDEPFVGVDATTEQAIIQLLQGMKKEGKTLVVVHHDLQSAAQYFDWLVLLNMRLVASAPTEQALTPALLRETYGGKLTLLSEVGDLLKKSEFPSREQP, via the coding sequence ATGATACTGCACCCACAAAATGCCGTCTTAGAAGTTCACGACCTGACGGTGAGTTATGACAAAAAGCCTGTCCTTTGGGGCATAGACCTGACCCTGCCACAGGGTGCGCTCGTGGGCGTGATGGGACCTAACGGAGCAGGAAAATCTACCCTCATCAAAGCCATTATGGGCTTGCAGAGCCTTGCAAGCGGCTATGTGCGCCTTTTCGGGGAGAGCCTCGATAAGGTGCGTCTGCGTGTGAGTTATGTTCCACAAAGGGAAAGTGTAGATTGGGATTTTCCTGCGTCCGTTTTGGAAGTAGTCTTGATGGGCTTGTATGGCAAAATGGGACTTTTTCAGCGTCCTACACAGAAAGATAAGGAAAAAGCCCTACACTACCTTAGCCAAGTGCAGATGGAAAATTTCGCGCATAGACAAATTTCACAACTTTCGGGCGGGCAGCAGCAGCGCGTATTTTTAGCACGTGCCTTAGCACAGGAAGCCGACCTATACCTGATGGACGAACCCTTTGTAGGCGTAGATGCCACCACCGAACAAGCCATTATCCAACTACTGCAAGGCATGAAAAAAGAGGGCAAGACCCTCGTGGTAGTGCATCACGACTTACAATCGGCAGCCCAATATTTCGATTGGCTTGTCCTGCTCAATATGCGATTAGTTGCCAGCGCACCTACCGAACAAGCCCTCACGCCCGCCCTACTACGTGAAACCTACGGCGGAAAGCTCACTTTACTTTCAGAAGTAGGAGATTTGCTCAAAAAGTCGGAGTTTCCTTCGAGGGAGCAGCCATAG
- a CDS encoding glycosyltransferase — translation MLKIFFHVTSQQGASLFNDAYFQKLGIKGLTHQACVLQILHAGSTSLMGAQESELGIHHFVTFGNAFYLQNLWAKEQGLSYEAQNWELEILNAQIEAFQPDVIYTVNPEWFSQNYSKIKKTPICAAWKASPFAKNLDFSCFDIGLSFNDLYLSQLKEVGVKKAALRDFAFEPSIKPRFFPEREKDIDLSFVGTYNDWMFGERNNFLSEIIKQFYFKYKIRYHLKTYYRVKGLVPILPFNFYPVYRKSVFFRDFLDVIDRSKIVFNCHSDSTGERKGNMRVFETLGMKAFMLSDAGRYPEFLKEGRDFIAYHNQKDLLDKVRYFLKNDQERIQIAEQGYQTLSRHYSTESCAKDLQHIFGSL, via the coding sequence ATGCTCAAAATCTTTTTTCACGTAACCTCGCAGCAGGGAGCTTCGCTTTTTAATGACGCTTATTTTCAGAAGTTGGGTATCAAGGGGCTGACCCATCAGGCTTGTGTTCTGCAAATTTTACACGCGGGTAGCACTTCCTTGATGGGAGCGCAAGAGTCAGAATTAGGGATACATCATTTCGTAACCTTTGGAAATGCCTTCTATCTGCAAAACTTATGGGCGAAAGAACAAGGTCTGTCTTATGAAGCGCAAAATTGGGAATTGGAAATTCTCAACGCACAAATAGAAGCCTTCCAGCCTGATGTAATTTATACGGTCAATCCTGAATGGTTTTCGCAAAATTATTCAAAAATCAAAAAAACACCGATTTGTGCTGCTTGGAAAGCCTCGCCCTTTGCGAAAAACTTAGACTTCTCTTGTTTCGATATCGGACTTTCTTTTAATGATTTATATCTATCACAACTCAAAGAGGTTGGCGTAAAAAAAGCTGCCCTACGCGATTTTGCTTTCGAACCCAGTATCAAGCCTCGTTTTTTTCCAGAAAGAGAAAAAGACATAGACCTAAGTTTTGTGGGTACATACAACGATTGGATGTTTGGCGAACGTAATAATTTCCTTTCTGAAATTATTAAACAGTTTTATTTTAAGTATAAAATTCGATATCATCTAAAAACTTACTATCGCGTCAAGGGTTTAGTGCCTATTTTGCCGTTCAATTTTTACCCTGTTTATCGAAAATCGGTTTTCTTTCGCGATTTCTTAGACGTTATAGATAGGTCTAAAATCGTATTTAATTGCCATAGCGATAGCACAGGTGAGCGAAAGGGTAACATGCGTGTTTTTGAAACCTTGGGTATGAAGGCTTTTATGCTTTCTGATGCAGGTAGGTATCCTGAATTTTTGAAGGAAGGGCGCGATTTCATAGCCTACCACAATCAAAAAGACCTTTTAGATAAGGTTCGCTATTTCCTTAAAAACGACCAAGAAAGGATACAAATAGCAGAACAAGGGTATCAAACCTTGTCGAGGCATTATAGCACGGAATCTTGCGCAAAAGATTTGCAGCATATTTTTGGTAGTCTTTGA